A single window of Streptomyces cathayae DNA harbors:
- a CDS encoding cupin domain-containing protein — MTADGDDATEHDGDLPLPRTLCDTAALAALEDAPAGALWRLAEPGRQLDANVVRIPPGRRVDTHREPDLDVLLLVLAGEGSLTAPDGTQPLRAGTLIWLPHGSTRSLAADDEGLTYLTVHRRRPGLRIAPPGATGPSDGPPRQR, encoded by the coding sequence ATGACGGCAGACGGCGACGACGCCACCGAACACGACGGCGACCTCCCGCTGCCGCGGACGCTGTGCGACACCGCGGCGCTGGCGGCGCTCGAGGACGCGCCGGCCGGCGCCCTGTGGCGGCTCGCGGAGCCGGGACGGCAGCTCGACGCCAATGTCGTACGCATCCCGCCCGGCCGGCGGGTCGACACCCACCGCGAGCCCGACCTCGACGTCCTCCTGCTGGTCCTGGCGGGTGAGGGCTCGCTGACCGCGCCCGACGGCACGCAGCCCCTGCGCGCGGGCACCCTGATCTGGCTGCCGCACGGCTCCACGCGGAGCCTCGCCGCCGACGACGAGGGGCTGACCTATCTGACCGTGCACCGGCGCCGCCCCGGCCTGCGGATCGCCCCACCGGGCGCCACGGGTCCTTCGGACGGCCCTCCCCGGCAGCGGTGA